The Opitutales bacterium ASA1 genome window below encodes:
- the glpK_1 gene encoding glycerol kinase GlpK codes for MSAPRYVLALDQGTTSSRAIVFDHDARPVAVAQKEFTQIYPRPGWVEHDPLEIWSSQQSTVTEVLSRAGLRAGDIAAIGLTNQRETTIVWERATGRPVHHAIVWQDRRTADACAALKASGIEKMVTAKTGLRLDPYFSATKIRWILDHVSGARTRAERGELLFGTIDTWLLWKLTGGRVHATDVTNASRTLLCDIRTGTWDDELLACFGVPRAMLPEIRSCSETFGHVDSSLYPPGVPIAGIAGDQHAALFGQACFEPGMVKNTYGTGCFALMHTGTEPVQSRNNLLTTVAWRLDGRTEYALEGSVFIGGAVVQWLRDELQLVRDVRELDALASSVPDSGGLFLVPAFTGLGAPHWDPYARGTLVGITRGANRAHLCRAAIESIAFQTADLVACMEKDSGLELSGLRVDGGASRSAPLLQFQCELLGAQVVRPKCVETTAMGAACLAGLAVGFWADRTDIARHWKADATFTPERPRDEIASLRSEWQRAVERARGWEKPA; via the coding sequence ATGTCCGCACCCCGCTACGTCCTCGCCCTCGATCAAGGCACGACCAGTTCGCGCGCCATCGTCTTCGATCACGACGCCCGTCCCGTCGCGGTCGCCCAGAAGGAGTTCACTCAGATCTACCCGCGCCCGGGTTGGGTGGAGCACGATCCGCTCGAGATCTGGTCGAGCCAGCAGTCGACCGTGACCGAGGTCCTCTCGCGCGCCGGACTCCGCGCGGGCGACATCGCCGCCATCGGCCTCACCAACCAGCGCGAAACCACGATCGTCTGGGAGCGTGCCACCGGTCGTCCGGTCCACCACGCCATCGTCTGGCAGGACCGCCGCACCGCCGACGCCTGCGCCGCGTTGAAGGCCTCCGGTATCGAGAAAATGGTGACGGCGAAGACCGGTCTTCGTCTCGATCCGTACTTCTCCGCCACGAAGATCCGCTGGATCCTCGACCACGTCTCCGGCGCTCGCACGCGCGCGGAACGCGGCGAGCTGCTCTTCGGCACAATCGACACGTGGCTGCTCTGGAAACTCACCGGCGGCCGCGTCCACGCCACCGACGTCACCAACGCCTCGCGCACGCTCCTCTGCGACATCCGAACCGGCACGTGGGACGACGAACTGCTCGCCTGCTTCGGCGTGCCTCGCGCGATGTTGCCCGAAATCCGCTCCTGTTCCGAAACGTTCGGCCACGTCGACTCCTCTCTCTATCCGCCCGGAGTGCCGATCGCGGGCATCGCGGGCGATCAACACGCGGCCCTCTTCGGCCAAGCGTGCTTCGAGCCCGGGATGGTCAAGAACACCTACGGCACCGGCTGCTTCGCGCTCATGCACACCGGCACGGAGCCGGTGCAGTCGCGCAACAACCTGCTCACGACCGTCGCGTGGCGGCTCGACGGCCGCACGGAGTACGCGCTCGAGGGCTCCGTCTTCATCGGTGGAGCCGTCGTGCAGTGGTTGCGCGACGAACTTCAGCTCGTGCGCGACGTGCGCGAACTCGACGCCCTCGCCTCGTCCGTGCCCGACTCCGGTGGACTTTTCCTCGTGCCCGCCTTCACCGGTCTGGGCGCGCCGCACTGGGATCCGTACGCGCGCGGCACGCTCGTCGGCATCACGCGCGGCGCCAACCGTGCCCACCTCTGCCGCGCCGCGATCGAGTCCATCGCCTTCCAGACCGCCGATCTCGTCGCGTGCATGGAAAAAGACAGCGGCCTCGAGCTGAGCGGCCTCCGCGTCGACGGCGGCGCTTCGCGCAGCGCACCGCTGTTGCAGTTCCAATGCGAACTCCTCGGCGCGCAGGTCGTGCGCCCGAAATGCGTGGAAACCACGGCGATGGGCGCGGCGTGCTTGGCCGGACTCGCCGTAGGTTTCTGGGCCGACCGCACGGACATCGCCCGACACTGGAAGGCGGATGCCACGTTCACGCCTGAACGTCCGCGGGACGAGATCGCCTCGCTGCGGAGTGAGTGGCAGCGAGCCGTCGAACGCGCCCGCGGTTGGGAAAAGCCCGCCTGA
- a CDS encoding ECF-type sigma factor — MTRRERLCQRAVVERATVDIPTLVDQAEGGDAAAAEALFVMAYEQLRRLARARLRDGGRDAVLDTTALVHESYLRIVGGRELSMRDRSRFMHYASRAMRSVIVDNVRRRQAARRGGEAEHVALTANLGGNLAKDEDGILRVHEALDELATLDERLARVVEMRWFAGMTEREIAEVLGLAERTVRRDWEKARLLLARALR, encoded by the coding sequence TTGACGCGGCGGGAGCGCCTGTGCCAGCGTGCGGTCGTGGAGCGCGCCACCGTCGACATCCCCACGCTGGTCGATCAGGCCGAAGGCGGAGACGCCGCGGCGGCGGAGGCGTTGTTCGTGATGGCTTACGAGCAGCTCCGCCGGCTGGCGCGGGCGCGGCTGCGCGACGGCGGCCGGGATGCGGTGCTCGACACGACCGCGCTGGTGCACGAATCCTACTTGCGCATCGTGGGCGGCCGGGAGCTTTCCATGCGGGATCGAAGCCGGTTCATGCACTACGCGAGCCGCGCGATGCGTTCCGTCATCGTGGACAACGTCCGCAGGCGGCAGGCCGCCCGGCGCGGCGGCGAAGCGGAACACGTGGCGTTGACCGCGAATCTGGGCGGAAACCTCGCCAAGGACGAAGACGGCATCCTGCGCGTGCACGAAGCGTTGGACGAATTGGCGACGTTGGACGAGCGCCTCGCCCGCGTCGTCGAAATGCGGTGGTTCGCAGGGATGACCGAGCGTGAGATCGCGGAGGTGCTTGGTCTCGCCGAGAGGACCGTGCGCCGGGATTGGGAAAAGGCGCGGTTGCTGCTGGCGCGCGCGCTGCGCTGA